A single region of the Caretta caretta isolate rCarCar2 chromosome 25, rCarCar1.hap1, whole genome shotgun sequence genome encodes:
- the LOC125627255 gene encoding E3 ubiquitin-protein ligase RNF167-like yields the protein MRPPLPLPLPLRVVAALLLVDVAVVEAFGRVVYDHGSTCVGYNALPACFGPPLPSEGLMGYLIEAMPANACDPIEGPPGSSNSSEAFIALIRRSDCPFGVKVLHAQQAGYQAAVVHNVNTEHLVNMVTDDKEIRQQIAIQSVFTGESAYRHLRRASRYAKGAYVTLVAPKDPHNSCQDAATPSMWATAKQHWPRMFKYSAYHVILYVLQEFGFMINVIICTIPLVVCTRWCTKGRKITLCTFKRGDRYETCVICMAEYEEGDQLKILPCSHAYHCTCIDTWLHTQPRNKTCPFCKRQVTAEAQDVSLHGGRNPQEQAAGEEDHAEDGEDEDGHDDEYIEGEEEDDQSADTEEGSDELENDPH from the coding sequence ATGAGGCCCccgctccctctccctctccctctccgtgTGGTCGCCGCGCTCCTGCTCGTGGACGTTGCCGTCGTGGAGGCCTTCGGACGTGTGGTTTACGACCACGGCTCCACCTGCGTAGGTTACAATGCACTGCCTGCTTGCTTTGGACCACCCCTCCCAAGTGAAGGGCTGATGGGGTACTTGATCGAGGCCATGCCTGCAAACGCCTGTGATCCTATAGAAGGCCCGCCGGGATCCTCCAACTCCTCTGAGGCTTTCATCGCACTCATCCGTCGGTCTGACTGCCCCTTTGGTGTCAAGGTCCTTCACGCACAGCAAGCCGGGTACCAAGCCGCTGTCGTGCACAATGTGAATACAGAGCATCTGGTGAACATGGTAACTGATGACAAAGAAATCAGGCAGCAGATTGCGATCCAGTCTGTCTTCACAGGGGAATCAGCCTACAGGCATCTGAGAAGGGCTTCACGTTATGCAAAAGGTGCTTATGTCACCCTGGTGGCACCCAAAGATCCTCATAACTCTTGCCAGGATGCTGCTACGCCCTCCATGTGGGCTACTGCTAAGCAGCACTGGCCACGCATGTTTAAATATTCCGCATACCACGTCATTCTTTATGTCCTCCAGGAGTTTGGGTTCATGATCAACGTGATCATTTGCACCATCCCGCTTGTGGTCTGCACGCGATGGTGCACGAAGGGCCGGAAGATAACCCTGTGCACCTTCAAAAGGGGAGACCGGTATGAGACGTGTGTGATCTGCATGGCTGAGTACGAAGAAGgagaccagctgaagatcctcccTTGTTCTCATGCCTATCACTGCACGTGTATCGACACCTGGCTTCACACCCAGCCCAGGAATAAAACCTGCCCCTTTTGCAAGAGGCAGGTGACAGCTGAAGCCCAGGATGTCAGTCTGCACGGAGGGAGGAACCCACAGGAGCAAGCGGCAGGAGAGGAGGACCATGCAGAGGATGGGGAAGACGAAGATGGTCATGATGACGAGTATATTGAGGGAGAGGAAGAAGACGACCAAAGTGCGGACACTGAGGAAGGGTCTGATGAGCTGGAGAATGACCCTCATTGA
- the LOC125627257 gene encoding E3 ubiquitin-protein ligase ZNRF4-like: MWSLLWMPLCLITVFLLLEAPMAEVFVYVVYKQNSTCIDFRALSACLGPPVPREGLRGYLIEAAPANACHPIRGPPAGSNSSTAFIALISRHDCPLGVKILHAQQAGYQAAIVHNVNSEKLVTMVTNVEEIRQKVGIPSVFTGESAAKQLRRVMDSEKVIHVTLVVPEHYHNPCWDNAKFSIGDTARHYWDLQFGYCSKHMISLFIQEFGMAIGMIVCTLLVVGCMRWCRKRQKITMSTFKSGDKYVTCVICMAEYEEGDQLKILPCSHVYHGTCIDSWLLIQPQCKTCPICKQQVTVAK, from the coding sequence ATGTGGTCTCTGCTGTGGATGCCTCTCTGCCTGATCACTGTATTCCTGCTCTTAGAGGCGCCCATGGCTGAAGTCTTTGTTTACGTGGTCTACAAGCAGAACTCCACCTGCATAGATTTTAGAGCGTTATCTGCATGCCTGGGGCCTCCTGTCCCAAGAGAGGGCCTGAGGGGTTATCTGATTGAGGCGGCACCTGCAAATGCCTGTCACCCTATCAGAGGGCCACCAGCAGGCAGCAATTCCTCGACAGCCTTCATCGCACTCATAAGTAGGCATGACTGCCCGCTGGGGGTTAAGATCCTTCATGCTCAGCAAGCTGGCTATCAAGCTGCTATTGTCCACAATGTGAACTCAGAGAAACTGGTGACAATGGTGACTAATGTTGAAGAGATCAGGCAGAAGGTTGGAATTCCTTCCGTCTTTACTGGGGAATCAGCCGCCAAGCAGCTAAGAAGGGTTATGGACTCTGAAAAAGTCATTCATGTTACTCTAGTGGTACCTGAACATTATCATAATCCCTGCTGGGACAATGCAAAGTTCTCCATCGGGGACACTGCTAGGCACTACTGGGATCTCCAGTTTGGATATTGCTCCAAACACATGATTTCTCTTTTCATCCAGGAGTTTGGCATGGCAATCGGCATGATCGTGTGCACCCTGCTAGTTGTGGGCTGCATGAGGTGGTGTCGGAAGAGGCAGAAGATAACCATGAGCACGTTCAAATCGGGAGACAAATATGTTACATGTGTGATCTGCATGGCCGAGTATGAAGAAGgagaccagctgaagatcctcccTTGTTCTCATGTCTATCATGGCACGTGCATAGACTCATGGCTCCTCATCCAGCCCCAATGTAAGACTTGTCCAATTTGCAAACAGCAAGTGACTGTTGCCAAATAG